The Rosa rugosa chromosome 3, drRosRugo1.1, whole genome shotgun sequence sequence cctgtggtttaggtccaaaatcaattcagtctctggacttctaatttcatcaaaaacacccctgcactttcaattttgatctaataggtccaattcgttaatattctgttatgcgtttaagttatagttggattatttgttaaaaaactatttattttataGTAgaactcactcctaaattgactatgcaggccacctcgacatcacatcataaaacattggccatatatgagccacattaacaagttaaataacttcAATTattggaaaactaacaaattggacctattatatcaaaattgaaagtgcaagggtgttcttgatgaaattagaagttcagggactgaattgattttagacccaaactacagggtagtagtcagtatttagcccattaTTATAAGTAATAAAAGAATGAGATAGTAATTATAGTATTACCTCTGTTCCTATCCGAAAATATTTAATACAACTATGAGACAAGCTTAGTTCCTGTAGCTTCTGAGGGTTGAAATGTGATGGCAAAGATTTTAACGGATACCTCGTCCAATCAAGAATCCGTAAACTATTGGGAAGATAATCAAGTCTCTTAGGCAGGTTCCCATTCTTGATCTTCAAGTATCTCAATTTGTTCATCATTAAAAATGCTTTCGGAGCCATGTCCACGCCTACTCCTAACTCGGTTGAGTCCACCAATATGCCTTCTACTGCTTCAGTTCCCTATCAACCAAATTTTTCATACCATAAAAACAAGATTTAGTAGACTGACTTATCGTATAATGTACTAGCAAATCAATTAAAATTATTCATGTACTAAATTTCTTACAGTATTTTGGGTCAAGACATGTTTGACGTCTTCAAGAAGCCACAACCGACTGCACCTGCCCGGCTCATTAGGAGATTCCAGGCGGATAATTTCATGACCCATTTCTCTGAGCAAATCATGCATCCATAGTCTTCCATCTGAAAGATTTAGGAGGGATCTTTCAATGAGGACTTTTATTCCAATAATTGCAGAGAAATCGCAACTGGCTAGTGCTTTTGTTACTCGATCTTTGTTCTGTCCattaaagaaacatgcaatgtctaggaatattttcttctcttcaggATCTAGATCCTCGTAACTTATTTTAAGTATGTCAAAAATTTCCAACTTACAAACTCTTCCCAGTTTTCCCAGTGTATTGTCCCATTCACTTAGATCCCTTCCATACAAAAAAGAACCCAGTACTTTGAGAGCTAAAGGAAGACCTTTGGCATAATTTATAACAGATATAGACAAAGCAAGAAAATCTTTTTCAGGGTAAACTCTTTTGAATGCTTTCCGGCTAAAAAGCTCAAGAGAATCAGCATCATTTAATTCTTTGACCTTCAATCTTCTCTCCACTCCATGTTCAATCAACAAATGCTCATTTCTAGTTGTGATAAGAACTCTACTCCCTGAACCAAACCACTCTGGGTCTCCTGCCAAATATTCTAAATGACTTGGATggttcacatcatcaagaatgAGAAGAACTCTTTTGTCACCTAACAACCTCCTTATAATCTTGGCTCCTTCATGAAGGTCTGATATGTTGGCCTTCTTTGTCCAAATCCCAGAGAGAAGTTGCTTTTGTAACTTAAGTAGACCACTTTTTTCAACAGAGTTTCTAACATCGGTAAGAAGGAAACTGAATTGAAATTCATGAGAGATTCTCTCATACACCGCTCTTACCATAGTAGTCTTACCAATCCCGCCCATTCCCCATATACCAACGAAGCGGACGTCATCCACCCCTACATCTAAAAGGACATTGACTGGCTGCAATCTTGAGTAAATTCCAACCAGATTTTCTGCATAACTGAATGATATAGGTTGTAATCTTCTCCATATAACTTCAACAATATCTCTAATGAGCTGTGATTCATACCTACAACACATAATAGATTAAACTCATCAGGTTATTGACAAGAAGATTCAGTTTATGAAAATGTCTCTGCATTGCACTTCGATTTCTTTTATATTCTTGTAATGTCATTTTAAAAGCCTCAGACGCTGAATTTATTATCTGTCTATATTATTTGTGAATAACATAATGAAGAGCTAGAGAAAAATTAGCTGTTGTAAAGCAAtggaaagtgaaaaaaaaaaattgtatgtaTACCATTCCTTTGAATTCCACCCAGAGAAACCTGCCACTTCAGTTAATGCAGATCTCCACCTCTGCACTTTCTCTTTGTCATCCTTAAACCTTTCTTCATGATTTGCAAAGGCTCTTTTAAAACTCCCTGTTTGCTTTCGTACATCAGAGGGATCAACATCATAGAATATTGGCAGCACAGTTCCTTTTACTTCCATGCATTCAAGAATTCTCACaagttcatccaagcaccatGTTGACGATGCATAATTTTGTGAGATAACAATGAGAGCAAATCTCGATTCTTCAATTGCAGCAAAAAGTGCTGGAGAAATAGCTTCCCCTTTTTGAAGTTCAGGATCATCCCTGAAAGTTATGATTCCTTGATCTTCCAATGCAGTGTATATGTGGTCTGTAAAAGCCTTGCGAGTGTCATCGCCTCTAAAGCTCAAAAAAACATCATATTTCCACTGAGGAGTTGAATGGGGGAAATATGTAGAGATTCTTTGTATGCTCATTTCCAACGAAGCCTACTTTTTCTACTTGTAGAAGAGCAAGTGTCCAAGTACTATAGATATGAGTAACACGAGAAGCTTTCAACACTTGCTATTTCAAGGCTTGGAGATCGAAATCATGCAATTGTGTTTCCTGATTTCTCTTCCCTACTGCATAAAACCTAGAAAAGATTAATAATTTCCCTActacataaaaaaaatattcattCTAACAAGAATAGTGTAATTGACTATGAAGCAACAAAAAAATTGGCTGGTATGGTTTCTGTGGTCGATTTTTATTCCTTTGCTTTATGTCGTTCAGGTATCTAAATACACAGACACACAAAACACTAGCTCTTTGTAAACTAGAAAGAAACATAATTGAGAAAACGATTGGTGTCAGAACGATTCATTGAAAGACAGTTGAAcaaattcttctttttcttaattttagCTGAAACCCATCGACAGAGTGATAGACAGTTAAGTCAAACATTAGAAGCAGCAGCAAATGCATATACTCTTCCATGACACATCTCTATACATCTTATTAATTTGACCGAAAGTTATGATTAAAACTAATGAGTGCCAAGTATACTGTCTGTTCCATACTTTCATAAGAAATTCGGCATATAAATCCATGATCAATTAGAAACTGGTGCCTCTTTTACAATAATAAATCATGAGCAGAGATGGAGAAGTACTAACCAGAGAAAAAGACAACAAAAAAGATaaacagagaacagaaacaTAGCAACATATGTAAGCAAATtaaaattgtaaaaacaaaCGCAAAAGTCAGATAGAAATCAGTTGGAGCTTAACTGGGTTTCGTGGGAACTTGAAGTTGGGATCGGATCGACTTCAAATATAGCAGTTTTTGATCAATCGATGTTCAAGAATGAATAGAAGCAAAGTAGTGAGGGACTTGACttttgagagagaaatagatTTATCTGGCCTGTGAAGACTTGACCAACTTCAGCGCAGCCAAGACGTCTCCAAGTCTTCTATTCTCCACCGACGCTTTTATCACATGCACACCACCGACACTTGAACAACTCCACCGTTGCCTTTTCAGCGTAGCCTAGACGTCTCCAGAGTCCAGaagtaagaaagaaagaaaaaaaaaaatagatgctTCTACTTTGAAATACCTCTCTTTAGTGAAGGGTGGTTGGAAAAATTGACCCACAGGAATCCTCGTGCAACTTTCCTAGTGCTTTTGCTGAAATGTCATGTATTAGTGGATCTAATAACACCACTCTTAAAATAACGTAGGAGAGGTGAGGTCTTCTCGTTTGTTACGGATTAGTCAAGCTCACCAATTCGTCCTTACTTACATTGACTCCAAGTGAATTCGTCTTTGATGAAATTTCTTGAATTCTTCTCTTCTagccttttttttatattaggAATCCATTCCAATATTTTACACCCTCACAATGCctcgtttttctttttcacacAAATTCAGTGCGGGAAGGAAAATTTCTTGCACCCGTTGTTGTTGGTGGGTCCACTTACCAAGCGTGCGGACTGGTGCTCGTGTGGAGGCTCTGAGTGGCCCCCACGTAAGAAAGATAACAATCCCAAGGAGAATAGCGCGCATCTGTACACGTAGAGGGTGCGATGTATCCTGGTCAAGTTGGTTTGACAGTTGGTCTGGACATTAGTCATCTTCGACGCCTATAAAGGGGACTTCGCTCTCCATTCTAGAGGTATTGATCATTTCCCATCCATACTTCTCTTAAAGATGGCTTCCGCTTATCTTTGCTCTGACTTGAATATCAAAGGAGTGAAGTCCTGATAACTCTGGACTTTCTCTTGACGACCTCCCCCTTTGCTTGTAGGTCTCACTGAACGAGAAGCTCTGCAAACAAGATTGCCGAAGTGCTCAGACATTCTCAACAGAATCAATTCCTAACAGTTGTCGACACTTACCTACATTATTGGTGTTTCCCCCAACTACTGTGTGAGATTTTACATTGCTTGTCTTCACGTGATTTGCCTCCTCATGATTCTCATGATAGGGTTTTCAACACCAATTACTTCAATATGATCCACCTCTGCTTGAATCTCCCAGTGGCTTTGATACCAATTTCTTCAACATGACTCACTTTTGCATGATTCCCCAGATGTGATGGTTTCTCTCATGCATTGAATCTTTCACAAGCCTCTATGGTATCCCTGTTGATCCTTATCTGCAAATTGGAGTGAGTTATTTTTAGGCTGTCTTTGTTTTTTGTAAGAAGCGTCGTTACGAATCAAAGTTAAAGCTTGTATCCCCACTGTGGCCCCTTTTTTTCTGCACGATGTCCAAGcactgaaaagaaaaagggattTTATCCATTTACACTAATTTCAGCTACTGAAAACCCCAATTACCCCAACAACTTATAAGATTACCCccttacccaacaaattacatattttttcctataatacccaaataagtttttttttttttagactattttgctctctctccctttgtcatatatatatatatagagagagagaaagagagagagagtggaagaGAGAAAAGTCATCTGACTTCGCCGGAAACCTTGCCAGAGGTCTCCTcgaagatctcataggtcgctaGAGACTTTTATTGTCCCctaataaaacccaataaacttttattgctctccaaaaaaaaaaaaatttattgagttttattggGAGGTAATAAAAGTTTTTTGGGGGAAATATAACTAATttctctaaaattagacaaataaaattttgattgaaaaaaTCTTTGTAGCTTGGAGAACGCGCCCCACGCACgaagagaaaaagaacaaagggTTTTCGAGTGCGATCTCTCCCTGCCAAACGCCGCCAGCGATCCTGCCGCTGCGTTCCTGTCCGGGAAAGGATGTGAGTCCAGTTTAGCGGCGAGGTTCTATGGCGGAGGTTTGGCTCAGGGATGGAAAATGGCTATTTGATCTTGGAGGGGGCAGATCGTTATGGATCTCTTCTTCTTAGATTGTGGGCAAGAACTTAGAAGGAGCAGAGGACGGGTGCGTCTTGCCTGCAGCTGGTTCTGGGATCTGGGCTATGGCTGGGTCTTCGATCTCATGGCAGAACGAGCCGGGAGAGGGTTCGTCTATTTTTGGAATCCGATCTCGGACGTTGGACTAGGCTTTGGGGTGGCCGGCTTCGTGGTGCGGCGGTGCGACGACATAGAGATGCATCGCGGCGGCGGGCGGTGCAAGGTATTTGTGTGGTGATGGCGCCCATTAGCAGCAAGCTTGGTGGCCTGCTACGCTGGTTCCTTGTGGGGATGGGTGGTTGTGTCGGGCCTTTGTGTTAGGGGCCTTGCTGGTGGTCTTTTCTTTACTAGTTGTCTATTGTTTAGTTATTTTTTTCTGCAGTATTAACGGTGTCTACAGGGTTCGAGTTCCATCTTCCTCTGGCTTCGTTGACGTATGGATCGGTTGGTATTGCTGTGTTAGGTATTAGCTGTTGGGTCAGGTGCGCTGCAAGTTGTGGCAAAGACAATCATCACTTGGGCCTTCTAGAAGGTCATTCCTGTCTGGTTTTGGGTCAATGGAGATGGCGAAAAAGTCTGGCTgtggcatagacaatcatcctggCCTTCTAGTGGGCCGTTCCTGTCTGGTGTTAGGTCGGAGGCGATGGTGATTTGGAGCAATAGTGGGTTGACGGTGTTGACAATATGGTGGTGATGATGTTGGGTTTACTTTAGTCCCAGGTCTGAGTGTCCAGCACTCCCGCTTTGGTCGGGTTGGAGTCACaatgagtgttggcttggtcgatcaaaggctGGTCAAGTGGTCTCTGGGTGGGGAGTTAGTGTTGACACAAGTGAGTTATCTGGCTCATTTTTCTTCTTGGCTGGACGAGAGGGGAGATGTCAaggattcactgctcctgcgcaTGTTGTATTTGCCATTGAGTTGTTGTGCAAGTTTTTCTTTGTCTCTTTAAGTCTGTAGTTGCAATTTGGCTTGAGTGGCTTTATTGTTTAGTCAACCGTTATCTTGTTTAGAGTCAGGGTCTTTTGGCTCCTTTAGTCAGTCAGTATAGATCTCTAGTGCGAAGTCTAGTGGCCAATTCTGTGTAAGAGCTTCCATGTTGGAATGTTGTTGCAGATTGTTGCCTAAAATTCATTGTAAGCagtttcattattaatgaagtttcttcttgaccATAAGTCATTGGAATGGATTAAAATAGTGCAATTTCATTCTTTGCCAATGAAGAAGACCGGCATAAAGGAGGTACAATCTAGTTAAGAACATCCCAAATTGGCATGGAGTAGCCCCAACCCAACCTCCATATTCAAtttgcgaaaaaaaaaaatattaattaaaaaaaaactcaaaatgaaGAGGATGATCTCTCAAGAAACTGTTGAGGTGTCATTCAGCATAGGTCACACATAAAGGCGCTATACTTTAGACTTTGGTGTGCTTCACCACCGCTATTGACAATAGTAGAACACAGGACCTCTCTTGGACAAGACCCTCACAGAGTTACTCGATGTCTTACCATCTCTACACTTGGTTGTGGATAAGTATGATGGGTTTAAGATATACTAGACCCAACTTTCCAACTTAGGATTTACATCAAACAACTTCATGGCCAGTAAGGAGTACTAATCAGCTCCATGTATgatttattttaaataaatcGATTGcaaataacaattttttttttttttgggaatgatTGCAAATAACATTTAAGCAGCATAAGAATAAATATGAAatatcaagtccatatgatttaagtAAAATTGCTAGCTCAAATTACATGATTTACATccaaacttgttttttttttttttttttttttttatgattacATCCAAACTTATTATTTTCTTTAGTATGAAATAGCATTGGGTTTGTCTAGTAATACAAGGCTTTCTACAAAATAATCCATAAAGTCGTAAGACACATACCCATTGATTCGAAAATCAGTAGTGCTTTTGGTCTTAGAATCCACCGATTTCAGCACTCCCTGAATGCACTCGAGCACTACATCACCACTGTTTCTGAACCATAGCGGCCGTGGATATGGATATGTTATATGATGGAAGTCCATAGTGAAAATAATA is a genomic window containing:
- the LOC133738815 gene encoding TMV resistance protein N-like, producing the protein MSIQRISTYFPHSTPQWKYDVFLSFRGDDTRKAFTDHIYTALEDQGIITFRDDPELQKGEAISPALFAAIEESRFALIVISQNYASSTWCLDELVRILECMEVKGTVLPIFYDVDPSDVRKQTGSFKRAFANHEERFKDDKEKVQRWRSALTEVAGFSGWNSKEWYESQLIRDIVEVIWRRLQPISFSYAENLVGIYSRLQPVNVLLDVGVDDVRFVGIWGMGGIGKTTMVRAVYERISHEFQFSFLLTDVRNSVEKSGLLKLQKQLLSGIWTKKANISDLHEGAKIIRRLLGDKRVLLILDDVNHPSHLEYLAGDPEWFGSGSRVLITTRNEHLLIEHGVERRLKVKELNDADSLELFSRKAFKRVYPEKDFLALSISVINYAKGLPLALKVLGSFLYGRDLSEWDNTLGKLGRVCKLEIFDILKISYEDLDPEEKKIFLDIACFFNGQNKDRVTKALASCDFSAIIGIKVLIERSLLNLSDGRLWMHDLLREMGHEIIRLESPNEPGRCSRLWLLEDVKHVLTQNTGTEAVEGILVDSTELGVGVDMAPKAFLMMNKLRYLKIKNGNLPKRLDYLPNSLRILDWTRYPLKSLPSHFNPQKLQELSLSHSCIKYFRIGTEPLHNLKTINLSHSLNLVNIPNFKGMPYLEFLFLEGCIRLYEVDPGIGVLERLTVLNLKDCENLVRLPSNVGGLKSLKDLNLSGCSKLEKLPDELGHVASLEMLDVSGSGIRELPSSIGLLKNLKVFSLTGCKAASPKSWNVMFNPFQLLRKRSHIPAGLSLPCLSGLHSLTKLGLSDCNLSELPSDFGCLSSLRDLDLSRNQFIRLPESISQLPRLGGLDLAFCGKLRTLPMLPSKLQALQLNWCGKLRTLPELPSQIIVSADNCISLETLANQMGQCNSVQSGYFVNCFKMVENESCQSMALPLLTRYLKSEASSDRTMQFGPKWKFDFVAPGNEIPEWYNHQTVGSSITVEQHSGWFSDKFMGFASCVVFRLLKPLTPLVRWSIICTLRANGKDITDEGPWFGGKWGQPESDHIWLLYAPRDGYCFKNEWQDIYYHLVFSFDTLMGEEIVQVKKCGVRMVYEEDVEELWETLLKQSNIGINTKRCLQYNDEDEASSSASQALPKRIKQLPLDSAEPSGTPYIHDQKHG